One genomic region from Lysobacterales bacterium encodes:
- the pdxA gene encoding 4-hydroxythreonine-4-phosphate dehydrogenase PdxA — translation METPARTLCGAPRLLLIPGEPAGVGPELALQLALQPRDSELLALADAAQLAGLARKLGLDVAIHESEGERIERRAGHLSVLPQPLARPAVAGEVDTANVAQVLACIDRGVDLCRGGAFEGLVTGPVHKAVINAAGVAFSGMTERLAERASVADVVMMLASPTLRVALVTTHLPLRAVPDAVTAERIARVVRCLHSALRRDFGIAAPRVAVLGLNPHAGEDGHLGREEIEVIRPCLDALRAEGMDLVGPLPADTAFLPQVLVGIDAVLAMYHDQGLPVLKYSGFEQAVNISLGLPFVRVAVDHGTALPLAGTGRADASSLIAAHRLACSLALHRRNAPP, via the coding sequence ATGGAGACGCCCGCGCGCACGCTCTGCGGCGCGCCGCGGCTGCTGCTGATTCCCGGGGAACCCGCGGGCGTCGGCCCCGAGCTCGCGCTGCAGCTGGCTTTGCAGCCGCGCGACTCTGAACTGCTGGCGCTGGCGGATGCGGCACAGCTCGCTGGGCTCGCTCGCAAGCTTGGCTTGGATGTAGCGATCCACGAAAGCGAAGGCGAGCGCATCGAGCGTCGCGCCGGGCATCTGTCGGTGCTGCCTCAGCCCCTGGCCCGCCCCGCGGTCGCGGGCGAGGTCGACACCGCCAACGTCGCCCAGGTGTTGGCCTGCATCGACCGCGGCGTAGACCTGTGCCGCGGCGGCGCATTCGAAGGCCTTGTGACCGGGCCCGTGCACAAGGCGGTCATCAATGCCGCCGGAGTCGCCTTCAGCGGCATGACCGAACGCCTGGCCGAGCGCGCGAGCGTCGCCGACGTGGTGATGATGCTGGCCTCGCCCACCCTGCGCGTGGCCCTGGTGACCACCCACCTGCCGCTGCGCGCGGTGCCCGACGCCGTCACCGCCGAACGCATCGCCCGTGTCGTCCGCTGCCTGCACTCCGCGCTGCGCCGCGACTTTGGCATCGCCGCACCGCGGGTCGCCGTGCTTGGGCTGAACCCGCACGCCGGGGAAGACGGGCATCTTGGGCGCGAGGAGATCGAGGTCATCCGCCCCTGCCTCGACGCATTGCGCGCCGAGGGCATGGACCTGGTGGGCCCGCTCCCGGCAGACACCGCCTTCCTCCCGCAGGTGCTGGTCGGCATCGACGCCGTGCTCGCGATGTACCACGACCAGGGCCTGCCGGTGCTGAAGTACAGCGGCTTCGAGCAGGCGGTGAACATCAGCCTCGGCCTGCCCTTCGTGCGAGTCGCCGTCGACCACGGCACTGCGCTTCCGCTGGCGGGCACGGGGCGCGCTGACGCGAGCAGCCTGATCGCCGCCCATCGCCTCGCCTGCAGCCTCGCCCTGCATCGCCGGAACGCCCCGCCATGA
- a CDS encoding peptidylprolyl isomerase → MNRIASRCTALLLLLVATLGAPVHAQLAEPVAPVESVVAVVEEDVILRSELDRAIANIVNQYADRRDQLPPQAALERQVLERLILLRLQVQRAREMGVRVPDAEVEDAIRRIAGQNNISLDQMRTQLAADGIDMPEFAQSLRDEIVVQRLRQQIVQSRVQVSESEIDILLASDSQQGGRVRAANILVALPDGATPEQIELAKTKIDGVRGLIARGEMGFQAAAIRYSDAPNALEGGDLGVRRLDEMPPLFASMLEVMQPGDVSEAVRGPGGYHLLQLVERVNEGPQRQTEYNARHIMVRINEVVSSDDARARIDALLARVRAGEDFAEIARAESQDATTRNQGGDLGWFPINAWGEAIGQAVTALKDDEISEPFVTSSGWHILQRLGSREQDITDRVRRDEARETIGRRKAEDEYERFLRQLRDEAYVETRLAG, encoded by the coding sequence ATGAACCGGATCGCCTCCCGCTGCACCGCCCTGCTGCTTCTGCTTGTCGCCACGCTCGGCGCCCCTGTCCATGCCCAGCTCGCGGAGCCGGTCGCGCCTGTGGAGAGCGTGGTGGCCGTGGTCGAAGAGGATGTCATCCTCCGCAGCGAGCTCGACCGCGCCATCGCCAACATCGTCAACCAGTACGCCGACCGCCGCGACCAGCTGCCGCCGCAGGCTGCGCTGGAGCGACAGGTGCTGGAACGTCTGATCCTGCTGCGCCTGCAGGTGCAGCGCGCCCGCGAGATGGGCGTGCGCGTTCCGGATGCCGAGGTCGAGGACGCGATCCGTCGCATCGCCGGGCAGAACAACATCAGCCTCGATCAGATGCGCACCCAGCTGGCCGCCGACGGCATCGACATGCCGGAGTTCGCGCAGTCGCTGCGCGACGAGATCGTCGTCCAGCGCCTGCGTCAGCAGATAGTGCAGAGCCGCGTGCAGGTCAGCGAAAGCGAGATCGACATCCTGCTGGCGTCGGATTCGCAGCAGGGCGGCCGCGTGCGCGCAGCGAACATCCTGGTGGCCCTGCCCGACGGCGCAACGCCGGAGCAGATCGAGCTGGCCAAAACCAAGATCGACGGCGTGCGCGGCCTGATCGCGCGCGGCGAGATGGGCTTCCAGGCGGCCGCCATCCGCTATTCGGACGCTCCCAATGCGCTCGAAGGCGGTGACCTCGGCGTGCGTCGACTCGACGAGATGCCGCCACTGTTCGCCAGCATGCTCGAGGTGATGCAGCCCGGCGATGTCTCCGAGGCGGTGCGCGGCCCCGGCGGCTACCACCTGCTGCAGCTGGTGGAGCGGGTGAACGAGGGCCCGCAGCGCCAGACCGAGTACAACGCCCGCCACATCATGGTGCGCATCAACGAAGTGGTCAGCAGCGATGACGCCCGCGCCCGTATCGACGCCCTGCTGGCGCGCGTGCGCGCCGGCGAAGACTTCGCCGAGATCGCACGCGCCGAGTCGCAGGATGCCACCACCCGCAACCAGGGCGGCGACCTGGGCTGGTTCCCGATCAACGCCTGGGGCGAGGCCATTGGCCAGGCGGTTACGGCGCTGAAGGACGACGAGATCTCCGAACCCTTTGTCACCAGCAGCGGCTGGCACATCCTGCAGCGGCTGGGCTCACGCGAGCAGGACATCACCGACCGCGTCCGCCGTGACGAAGCGCGCGAGACCATCGGCCGTCGCAAGGCCGAGGACGAGTACGAGCGCTTCCTGCGCCAGCTGCGCGACGAAGCCTACGTCGAAACCCGACTGGCGGGCTGA
- the lptD gene encoding LPS assembly protein LptD encodes MTTELSPLSPTRPRIHRLSFALGLALAGQAQAQTVQPDWSLCRVRELPAFYRQDLPRNVDRERAPVDVVARAFRIEGPGQYVLEGEAELVRADQRLLAPRLDYAADTGAFSAPEGLQYQDRALLVEAAQARGDLRRDQTELSDLRYQMLELRGNGVAAAARMEGTRSSLDRVTYTTCEPGQETWQFRAQQIDLDTATGIGKARNARLEFVGLPVFYLPYVTFPLDERRRSGFLYPGVGSGNSNGLDIRLPYYLNLAPNYDATVVLRSLGRRGLMLGGEFRYLGRSFEGQVEGDWLPNDDVRGRDRGALRYRHYGRLSPTWTVQADLNHVSDDRYFEDFGDSLTSISTTLLESQAGLRGRGLQWQASAIARDFQLVDPLIADSAAPFQQLPQLRFSGWLPAGPLRFGLDAELVAFGHEDRAAGSRYDLRPWLRAPIERAWGFLRPELAFRQTGYRLDRGFQADFPDRSPQRSLPIVSLDSGLLFERSTRLFGTDLQQTLEPRLFYLRAPFRDQDDLPLFDTQELSFSFAQLFRSNRFTGADRQMDANQLTLAVGSRFFDAGDGRERFAASVGQIRYFDPPRVGLSPGGLTTQPNASPFVGELSANFTRNFSAGIGSQWDPDLDRTDLSALRAQYRRDNGTVANLSYRFRRTTGAPVEQVDSSWLVPVSPAWRILGRWNYSIADRRTIEAFAGLQWESCCVAVRLLGRHYVRNREGEKNNALYVEIELKGLGRFGRDSEELLQRAILGYSR; translated from the coding sequence ATGACCACCGAGCTTTCGCCCTTGAGCCCGACACGCCCCCGAATCCACAGGCTGAGCTTTGCGCTCGGCCTCGCCCTTGCCGGCCAGGCCCAGGCCCAGACCGTCCAGCCCGACTGGAGCCTGTGCCGCGTGCGCGAGCTTCCGGCCTTCTATCGTCAGGATCTGCCGCGCAACGTCGACCGCGAGCGCGCGCCCGTCGACGTGGTGGCGCGCGCCTTCCGTATCGAAGGGCCGGGCCAGTACGTGCTGGAGGGCGAGGCCGAGCTGGTGCGCGCCGACCAGCGCCTGTTGGCGCCGCGTCTCGACTACGCGGCGGACACCGGCGCTTTCAGCGCGCCGGAGGGCCTGCAGTACCAGGATCGCGCGCTGCTGGTCGAAGCGGCGCAGGCCAGGGGCGATCTGCGCCGCGACCAGACCGAACTCAGCGACCTGCGCTACCAGATGCTGGAGCTGCGCGGCAATGGTGTGGCGGCCGCCGCGCGGATGGAGGGCACCCGGAGTTCCCTGGACAGGGTCACCTACACCACCTGCGAGCCCGGCCAGGAGACCTGGCAGTTCCGCGCCCAGCAGATTGACCTCGACACGGCGACCGGCATCGGCAAAGCGCGCAATGCACGTCTCGAGTTCGTGGGCCTGCCTGTGTTCTACCTGCCCTACGTCACCTTCCCGCTCGATGAACGCCGCCGCAGCGGCTTCCTGTACCCCGGCGTGGGTTCGGGCAACAGCAACGGCCTCGACATCCGCCTGCCCTACTACCTGAACCTGGCGCCCAACTACGACGCCACCGTGGTGCTGCGCAGCCTGGGCCGTCGCGGCCTGATGCTGGGCGGCGAATTCCGCTACCTGGGCCGCAGCTTCGAGGGCCAGGTCGAGGGCGATTGGCTGCCGAACGACGATGTCCGCGGCCGTGACCGCGGCGCGCTGCGCTACCGCCACTACGGACGCCTGTCGCCGACCTGGACGGTGCAGGCCGACCTCAACCACGTGTCGGATGACCGCTACTTCGAGGACTTCGGCGACTCGCTGACCAGCATCTCAACCACCCTGCTGGAAAGCCAGGCCGGCCTGCGCGGTCGCGGACTGCAGTGGCAGGCCAGCGCGATCGCGCGCGATTTCCAGCTGGTGGACCCGCTGATCGCCGACAGCGCTGCGCCCTTCCAGCAGCTGCCGCAGCTGCGTTTCAGCGGCTGGCTGCCGGCGGGCCCCTTGCGCTTCGGCCTCGATGCCGAACTGGTCGCCTTCGGCCACGAGGACCGCGCGGCCGGCAGCCGCTACGACTTGCGCCCCTGGCTGCGCGCGCCCATTGAACGCGCCTGGGGCTTCCTGCGGCCGGAGCTGGCCTTCCGCCAGACCGGCTACCGACTCGACCGCGGCTTCCAGGCCGATTTCCCCGACCGCAGCCCGCAGCGCAGCCTGCCGATCGTCAGCCTCGACAGCGGCCTGCTGTTCGAGCGCTCGACCCGGCTGTTCGGCACCGATCTGCAGCAAACCCTGGAGCCGCGCCTGTTCTATCTGCGCGCGCCGTTCCGCGACCAGGACGACCTGCCGCTGTTCGATACCCAGGAGCTGTCCTTCAGCTTCGCCCAGCTGTTCCGCTCGAACCGTTTCACCGGTGCCGACCGGCAGATGGACGCCAACCAGCTCACGCTGGCCGTGGGCAGCCGCTTCTTCGATGCCGGCGATGGCCGCGAGCGCTTTGCTGCCAGCGTCGGCCAGATCCGCTATTTCGATCCTCCGCGGGTGGGCCTCTCTCCCGGCGGGCTGACCACGCAGCCGAACGCATCGCCCTTTGTCGGTGAACTCTCGGCCAACTTCACCCGCAACTTCTCCGCCGGCATCGGCAGCCAGTGGGATCCCGACCTCGACCGTACCGACCTGTCGGCGCTGCGCGCGCAGTACCGTCGGGACAACGGCACGGTGGCCAACCTGAGCTATCGATTCCGGCGCACCACCGGCGCTCCGGTCGAACAGGTCGACAGCAGCTGGCTGGTGCCGGTCAGCCCGGCCTGGCGCATCCTCGGACGCTGGAACTACTCGATCGCCGATCGCCGCACCATCGAGGCCTTCGCCGGGCTGCAGTGGGAAAGCTGCTGCGTGGCGGTGCGCCTGCTCGGGCGCCATTACGTGCGCAACCGCGAGGGCGAGAAGAACAACGCGCTGTACGTCGAGATCGAGCTGAAGGGCCTGGGCCGCTTCGGCCGCGACTCAGAGGAGCTTTTGCAGCGTGCTATTCTCGGCTACTCGCGCTAG
- a CDS encoding EAL domain-containing protein — protein MGFLDRFRHSDTVVALLCADRGTVLEVNPALERMLGYRSDETLGRRPLEMGLWPEMTVRTAIWSQLREYGRVCGLQVTVRHAEGHLLLCRLNAECIAADEGTHIFVLLDVAPDRLAEYTPDPQRESYRSLYWHAAEGLYRSLPDGGLIDANPAMARLFGYDSPAQMLLALAEDVERLYADAADAARVREELDISGRVRGRRQRMRRRDGSLVWVSVNARAVLDAKGRTLFHEGSLVDVSAELEAQQALHESESLYRALVQNCRDGVFLIQRGRMLFLNPALAEMLGYAPAELIGHSYMQLVHPDDAEAQQARRQAREDGSLDVQRYVIRLLHRQGHVISVEVHADAILYQGDIASTGVMRDITSEQRQRKALADAEARYRELFDRSPVGLFRSTEQGRFLDVNPALARMLGYADPASLVHALEHVDRLYAAPEDRDRLLARLRADGRVADFTTRLVGQDGSLLWVNLSVQRAGENSGGMELAGSVVDITRQREAEHLLRFHANFDPLTGLPNRWQFEQQLLITLGEAQGRDCHDYAVLFLDLDGFKWVNDSLGHGAGDRLLVAIGERLSLTLGREALLARYGGDEFSLLPKGPCSRERAEATARLIGELFERPFRVDGQEVYSGASVGIVLGHADYRWPEQILRDADTAMYRAKAQGKGGYAVFDEAMHAEARRRFELQTDLRLAIGRGEFEVHYQPIVDLDSGRALGCEALVRWRHPRRGLLLPGEFLPLAEEAGLIGDIDLWVLRAACRQAAEWRRGLKRDGFTLSVNMDDRLVASQAAAHEVRAALLTSGLPAANLQIEVTERVFGGDMSQAGERLAALKSTGASLAVDDFGTGYSSLERFADSPFDALKIDRGFIRDMGSNPRHRAIVRTIIGFAGDLGLSLTAEGIELEEHRVALQALGCTRGQGYLFAPALAPTAFEAWARAREA, from the coding sequence GTGGGTTTTCTGGATCGCTTCAGGCACTCGGATACGGTGGTCGCGCTGCTCTGCGCGGACCGCGGCACCGTGCTGGAGGTCAACCCCGCGCTGGAGCGCATGCTGGGCTACCGCAGCGACGAGACCCTGGGGCGTCGCCCGCTGGAGATGGGCCTGTGGCCGGAGATGACCGTGCGCACCGCGATCTGGTCGCAGCTGCGCGAGTACGGGCGCGTCTGCGGCCTGCAGGTCACGGTCCGACATGCCGAGGGCCACCTCTTGCTGTGTCGCCTCAACGCGGAGTGCATCGCCGCCGATGAGGGCACCCACATCTTCGTGCTGCTCGACGTCGCCCCTGATCGTCTTGCGGAATACACCCCGGACCCGCAGCGCGAGAGCTACCGCTCGCTCTACTGGCATGCGGCCGAGGGCCTCTACCGCAGCCTGCCCGACGGTGGCCTGATCGACGCCAACCCGGCGATGGCGCGGCTGTTCGGCTACGACTCGCCGGCGCAGATGCTGCTGGCGCTGGCCGAGGACGTTGAGCGCCTCTATGCCGACGCAGCAGATGCCGCGCGGGTGCGCGAGGAACTGGACATCAGCGGTCGAGTGCGCGGCCGCCGCCAGCGTATGCGCCGTCGCGACGGCAGCCTGGTGTGGGTCAGCGTCAATGCCCGCGCTGTCCTCGATGCCAAGGGCCGCACGCTGTTTCATGAGGGTTCGCTGGTCGACGTCAGCGCCGAGCTGGAAGCCCAACAGGCCCTGCATGAGTCCGAATCGCTGTACCGCGCGCTGGTGCAGAACTGCCGCGATGGCGTGTTCCTCATCCAGCGCGGTCGCATGCTCTTCCTCAATCCGGCCTTGGCCGAGATGCTGGGCTATGCCCCCGCTGAACTGATTGGCCACAGCTACATGCAGCTGGTGCATCCCGACGACGCTGAGGCCCAGCAGGCCCGCCGGCAGGCGCGCGAAGACGGTTCGCTCGACGTGCAGCGGTACGTGATCCGCCTGCTGCACCGCCAGGGCCATGTCATTAGCGTTGAGGTGCATGCCGACGCGATTCTCTATCAGGGCGATATCGCATCGACCGGCGTGATGCGTGACATCACCTCCGAGCAGCGCCAGCGCAAGGCCCTGGCGGATGCCGAAGCGCGCTACCGCGAGCTGTTTGATCGCTCGCCCGTGGGGCTGTTCCGCAGCACCGAGCAGGGCCGCTTTCTGGACGTCAATCCGGCGCTGGCGCGCATGCTCGGCTATGCGGATCCCGCCAGTCTGGTGCACGCGCTGGAGCACGTGGATCGACTCTATGCCGCCCCCGAGGACCGCGATCGGCTGCTGGCACGCCTGCGCGCCGACGGCCGCGTCGCTGACTTCACCACTCGCCTTGTCGGGCAGGACGGCAGTCTGCTCTGGGTCAACCTCTCGGTGCAGCGCGCCGGTGAGAATTCCGGAGGGATGGAGCTGGCCGGCTCGGTCGTCGACATCACGCGACAGCGCGAGGCGGAGCATCTGCTGCGTTTCCACGCCAACTTTGATCCGCTCACCGGCCTGCCCAATCGCTGGCAGTTCGAACAGCAGCTGCTGATCACCCTGGGTGAGGCGCAAGGACGCGACTGCCACGACTACGCGGTGCTGTTCCTCGACCTCGACGGGTTCAAGTGGGTCAATGACAGCCTGGGCCACGGCGCCGGCGATCGCCTGCTGGTGGCCATCGGCGAGCGGCTGTCGCTGACCCTGGGGCGCGAGGCCCTGCTGGCGCGCTACGGCGGCGATGAGTTCAGCCTGCTGCCCAAGGGGCCCTGCTCACGCGAGCGCGCCGAGGCCACCGCGCGCCTGATCGGTGAGCTGTTTGAAAGGCCGTTCCGGGTCGATGGGCAGGAGGTCTACTCGGGTGCCAGCGTGGGCATCGTTCTCGGCCATGCCGACTATCGCTGGCCCGAGCAGATCCTGCGCGACGCCGACACCGCGATGTACCGCGCCAAGGCCCAGGGCAAGGGCGGCTATGCGGTCTTCGACGAGGCCATGCACGCCGAGGCGCGGCGCCGCTTCGAGCTGCAGACCGACCTGCGGCTGGCGATAGGCCGCGGCGAATTCGAAGTCCACTACCAGCCGATCGTCGACCTCGACAGCGGGCGCGCCCTGGGCTGTGAGGCGCTCGTGCGCTGGCGGCACCCGCGGCGCGGCTTGCTGCTGCCCGGCGAGTTCCTGCCGCTGGCCGAGGAGGCCGGCCTGATCGGGGACATCGACCTGTGGGTGCTGCGTGCCGCCTGCCGACAGGCGGCGGAATGGCGGCGTGGGCTCAAGCGCGACGGATTCACGTTGAGCGTCAACATGGACGATCGCCTGGTGGCTTCGCAGGCGGCAGCGCACGAGGTGCGCGCAGCCCTGCTGACCTCGGGCCTGCCGGCCGCCAACCTGCAGATCGAAGTCACCGAGCGCGTGTTCGGTGGCGACATGAGCCAAGCGGGCGAGCGTCTGGCGGCGCTCAAGTCGACCGGCGCCAGCCTCGCTGTCGACGACTTCGGCACCGGCTACAGCTCGCTCGAGCGTTTCGCCGACTCTCCCTTTGATGCACTCAAGATCGACCGCGGCTTCATCCGCGACATGGGCAGCAACCCGCGCCACCGGGCGATCGTGCGCACCATCATCGGTTTCGCTGGCGATCTCGGGCTGTCGCTGACCGCCGAAGGCATCGAGCTGGAGGAGCACCGCGTCGCCCTGCAGGCCCTGGGCTGCACGCGCGGACAAGGCTATCTGTTCGCACCGGCGCTGGCGCCGACGGCCTTCGAGGCCTGGGCCCGCGCCCGTGAAGCCTGA
- a CDS encoding TetR family transcriptional regulator, which produces MSLRTAGEADPALTRDERRLLTRTQLLSAALQLMGTGRSFASLSLREITRGAGVVPAAFYRHFPNLDELGLALVEESGATLRRLLREARRTGLPPTQILRSSVLIFRTYVQQHRAHFLFIASERGGGAPVIRQAIRTEEGHFAQEMAQDMRRLNLMPGLDASTLALLCRLVVATVINAINDILDLPPGDTQAEREQQQELTRQLRMIFLGAQRWRE; this is translated from the coding sequence ATGAGCCTACGAACAGCCGGTGAGGCCGACCCCGCCCTGACCCGCGATGAGAGACGTCTGCTGACCCGCACCCAGCTGCTCTCGGCCGCGCTTCAGCTGATGGGCACCGGGCGCAGCTTCGCCTCGCTCAGCCTGCGCGAAATCACCCGCGGCGCCGGCGTGGTGCCGGCGGCGTTCTACCGCCACTTTCCGAATCTCGACGAGCTGGGCCTGGCCTTGGTCGAAGAGTCGGGCGCCACGCTGCGCAGGCTGTTGCGCGAGGCGCGTCGCACCGGCCTGCCGCCGACCCAGATCCTGCGCAGTTCGGTGCTGATCTTCCGCACCTACGTCCAGCAGCACCGGGCGCATTTCCTGTTCATCGCCTCCGAGCGCGGCGGCGGCGCGCCGGTGATCCGCCAGGCCATCCGCACCGAGGAAGGCCACTTCGCCCAGGAAATGGCGCAGGACATGCGGCGCCTGAACCTGATGCCAGGCTTGGATGCCAGCACGCTGGCCCTGCTGTGCCGGCTGGTGGTGGCGACGGTCATCAACGCCATCAACGACATCCTGGATCTGCCGCCGGGCGATACGCAGGCCGAACGCGAGCAGCAGCAGGAGCTGACCCGTCAGCTGCGGATGATCTTTCTCGGCGCGCAGCGCTGGCGCGAGTAG
- a CDS encoding FKBP-type peptidyl-prolyl cis-trans isomerase: MAVLLIAVTGCAPQPLPPEFGRIEGIEVVDLRQGEGAPAKAGDRLRMHYRGYLYDQRAEGGRGPKFDDSHARGQPFEFVLGAGQVIRGWDEGLVGLKPGGTRLLRLGPEYGYGERGAGRAIPPGASLLFEVERVANAD, from the coding sequence ATGGCTGTGCTTCTGATCGCAGTCACCGGCTGCGCACCGCAGCCGCTGCCACCCGAGTTCGGCCGCATCGAGGGCATCGAGGTGGTCGACCTGCGCCAGGGCGAAGGTGCCCCCGCCAAGGCGGGCGATCGTCTGCGCATGCACTATCGCGGCTATCTGTACGACCAGCGCGCCGAAGGCGGCCGCGGACCGAAGTTCGACGACTCGCATGCGCGTGGCCAGCCCTTCGAGTTCGTGCTGGGAGCGGGACAGGTGATTCGCGGCTGGGACGAGGGCCTGGTGGGGCTGAAGCCCGGCGGCACACGTCTGCTGCGGCTGGGCCCCGAGTACGGTTACGGCGAACGCGGCGCCGGCCGCGCGATTCCGCCCGGCGCGTCACTGCTGTTCGAGGTCGAGCGCGTCGCCAACGCCGACTGA
- a CDS encoding DUF2007 domain-containing protein — MRKVYEADSYIDAQITRGWLEAAGVPALLAGEHLGGAMGELPVSGLHSLWVGNDFEHEARVALAELAAQRDARSLGEGEDLDPAEEGVLPA; from the coding sequence ATGCGCAAAGTCTACGAGGCCGACAGCTACATCGACGCGCAGATCACTCGGGGCTGGCTGGAAGCGGCCGGCGTGCCCGCCCTGCTCGCGGGCGAACATCTGGGCGGAGCGATGGGCGAGCTGCCGGTGTCGGGTTTGCACAGCCTTTGGGTCGGTAACGACTTCGAACATGAAGCTCGCGTCGCCTTGGCCGAACTCGCGGCGCAGCGCGACGCGCGGAGCCTCGGCGAGGGCGAAGACCTCGATCCGGCAGAGGAGGGCGTGCTGCCCGCCTGA